A DNA window from Engystomops pustulosus chromosome 6, aEngPut4.maternal, whole genome shotgun sequence contains the following coding sequences:
- the LOC140065741 gene encoding nicotinamide N-methyltransferase-like has product MDSSALKVYHIHDCDTRQILEDYFSGNQEMVFEEDFVKFPIQHFRKTFKLGHIKGEILIDLSIGSIIHHLYAACELFKHIIVLKVNDRCIMELKRWVDTRTGAFDWCHAAQLYVDKEGNSDDIQCKEGKVRSALQHVVKFDPEKENMTEPIDLPPADCIISAWLLEIISKDKQDYIRYLRKFSKLLKPGGHLILVGSLGATYFKIGKEKFHFLTCDEEFVRGVLVGEGFKIDHCNVFKRTVESDLADHKHVIFIAAHREEK; this is encoded by the exons ATGGATTCCAGTGCTCTTAAGGTCTATCATATACATGACTGTGATACCAGACAAATTCTGGAGGATTATTTCTCTGGTAACCAGGAGATGGTCTTTGAAGAGGATTTCGTGAAGTTCCCCATTCAACATTTTAGAAAAACCTTTAAATTGG GTCATATTAAAGGAGAGATCTTGATAGACCTCAGCATTGGTTCCATTATTCATCATCTGTATGCAGCCTGTGAGCTCTTCAAACACATCATAGTCCTGAAGGTCAATGACAGATGCATCATGGAGctgaagagatgggtggacacacGTACAGGAGCATTTGACTGGTGTCATGCTGCACAACTTTATGTAGACAAGGAAGGAAACAG TGATGACATTCAGTGTAAAGAAGGAAAAGTGAGATCAGCGCTACAACATGTTGTAAAATTTGACCCTGAGAAAGAAAATATGACAGAACCAATAGATTTACCACCAGCAGATTGTATCATCAGCGCTTGGCTCCTGGAAATTATCAGCAAAGACAAACAAGATTACATCAGATATCTCAGGAAGTTCTCAAAGCTGCTAAAACCTGGAGGACACCTCATATTAGTTGGGTCTTTAGGAGCAACATATTTCAAAATTGGCAAAGAGAAGTTTCATTTTCTTACATGTGATGAGGAATTTGTCAGGGGAGTTCTAGTTGGAGAAGGCTTCAAAATTGATCATTGCAATGTTTTTAAGAGAACAGTTGAGAGTGATCTTGCTGACCATAAGCATGTCATATTCATTGCAGCTCATAGAGAAGAGAAGTAG